The window CTGGCTTTACCGGCCGGTGGTCAGCGAAATTCCAGGTGACCGCCTCGGCTCGGTTGCGCCCCGGCCAGAAGGGCTCCGTCCGGGAGAGACTTGGGGCGGGTCGCGGCTTGAAGTCCACCTCGTGCCACAAAGCGGGCCGGCCCAGGGAAGCAACCAAACCGCAGCGGCGGGCAGCGGGTTCGCCCTGGCCCCTGACGCTCTGCCCCATCCCAGACTGGTGCGCCTGGCGCCGGGAGGAGACTACGAAGAAAAAGTCGGCATCCATATTGAGCCCGCCGAGACTAAGGCAGGAGCGGGCAATCAGCCGGTCTGGGGACCGTATCAATTTTCAGTGGTCTATTCCGCGGACTACTCGAACGCAGACTCATTGGCCCGCAATATCGGCGTCAACCTCTGGCATGGCCAGGCAAGCAGCAACACGGTAACTCTGGAGCTGCGGCCGCCGGCGGGCAAGGGATCGATCGAGGGAACGGCGGTTGACTCCTTCCAGCGTCCTTATGGCGACGCGCTGGTGACTCTGAGCGACGACAACGAAAACTCGCTCGATCAAGCCTTCACGGATGGCCAAGGCCGCTTCTCGTTCACTCACCTGTCGCCAGGCAGCTACTGGCTGGCGGTTCGCGCGCCCGCCTCTGAGCACGATACATCCGTATTTCGCCGCGTCGAAGTGGACGAGAGTGGTTCGCCCGCTGCGGCGGACATCATGATGCTGCCGCTCGATCCCAACAAACCTGATCGCCTTCTGCACAAGCCGGTGCTATACCACATTGTCGATAGCCAGGATCATCCTCTGGCAAATGGCAGGATTGAAGTTTTGTATTCGGCCGGAAACGTGGTGGAAAACCAGAAGGCGCAAACGGGGGACGACGGGTTTGCGACCCTCAGCTTGATTCCCGGAACAATTTATGTGACGCTCCAGACGGCAGGATGCAAAAAAGAAGAGCGGCAGGCCGACGTGGCGCCCGGGCCCGGAGTGGACGGATTCAAATTCTCTTATGACTGCTCCGGCAATTGAGGGTCTCAGGCTAGAATCCGCACGGAATCTGGTTTTGGCTTGCTGAGAAGCAGATTCCTCGGGCCGGAAGAGCACCGGCCCTCGGAATGACAACGTACGACGCCACACAAGCGCGTGCGTGAGCTTCCGCCGCAATTGATACTTTCATGCAGGGTGGTCTTTAACCTGTGAAATGCAGCGTGATCATTCCCACCCGGCATCGGGCCGGCCCACTGCGCGAAACACTGGGTCCGCTCTGCCGGCAAACGGACAAGGAATTCGAGGTCATCGTGGTTGTGGACGGCGAGGACCCGGAAACCCGCGCGATGGCTGATGGTTACAAGGCAACCTTCCCCCTGCGCTGGATTTTTGTGTCCGAACACCAGGGCCAGGCTTCGGCCCGGAATGCAGGCGCAGGCGAGGCAGAATCCGAAATCCTGATTTTTCTCGACGATGACACTCAGCCCGTCCCTGATTGGGCCCGCCACCACCTGAAGCATCACCGTGCCAACACTGCCGCGAGCGAGATTGGCGTACTGGGGAAAGTGGCCGACCTCCATGCCAACCCGCCGCGCTCACGCACGGAGCAGTATCTGCGCGAGTGGCGCAATCCCGTCCTAGCAGAATTCGAAGGCTGCCTGAAAAACCAGTCGCTCGAGTTCGGCAAAGTCGCGGCCTTCGGTCTCAACACCTCAATTTCGCGCAGGCTGTTTTTCGCCGTCGGCGGTTTCGATCCGAAGCTGAGCTCGCTTGACGAGGATACGGATTTCGGGGCCCGCCTGTACAACCACGGCGTCCGGTTCATATTTGAGCCCGAAGCGCTCGTGATTCACCACGATACAAAGGACGCCGTCGCGCAGCACTATGCCATCCTGCGGAGTGCCGGAAAGCTGGACGTTTATCGCAGGCGCGAAAAGAAGCAGTGCAACGGACGGCTCCAACTGCTGGCCCAGATGCACTGCGGCAGCCCTTTACGCAAGCTGGTCCACCGCGCGGCTTGGCATTTTCCGTGGGCGTTCCAACTGGCGGATGCACTCGCCAGGAAGACTACCGACCTCACCGGCTCCAGGCGCAGCTTTCGCCTTTGGCGCCGCGCGACTGCGGCGGAGTATTGGAAGGGCCTTCGCGCGGCGGGAGAAACCATCGATTCCCTGCGCGATTTATACCCTCCGCGAACGCCGATCCTGATGTTGCACAGCGTCTCCGCGCCAACCGAACGGCGCCTGAAATCGCTGTATATTTCGCCCGGGCGCTTCGCACGGTTTATGGAGTGGCTGAAAGAGTCAGGTTACACCTCCGCCTTCCCCACTGACTGGGATAAACGCACGGCCGACAGGCGGCGCGTGATTCTGACCTTCGATGACGCCTATGATGACTTCATGAGCAACGCTTTCCCCGTTCTCGTCCGCCTGGGTTTTACGGCAACGGTTTTTGTGGTGGTTGACCGCATTGGAAAAACGAATGAGTGGGATGAATCGAGGGGCTTCCAGTCGCGGCGGCTGCTCTCGCTCGACCAGGTCCGCGAACTGCACCGCCTTGGAGTGCAGTTCGGGTCGCACACGCTGACGCACGCCTGGCTCACCAGCGCATCTGACCATGATCTCGAGCGAGAAGTGGGAGATTCGAAGCGCAAACTGGAAGACCTGCTGGGTGCGGAGGTGTCATCCTTTGCCTATCCCTGGGGCGTTGCCGACATGCGCGTCCGCGGCGCCGTGGCGCGTGCCGGGTATAAGACGGCGCTGACGACACAGGAAGGTCTGAACTGGTCGGAAGATCCGCTGGCGCTGAAGCGGACCAATGTGGCCGAAGTTGACACGCTGCCGGAATTCGCCTTCAAACTGGCAACCGGCAGGGATGTGCGCCAGATGGCCAAAGCATACCTGGTGAAAAAAGGGCTCTACCGCAGGCCAGAACAGACCGAGCGGGACAAAGCGGCCAGCCGTCACGGCGATGAGGCAAAAGCATCGGAGGATTCCGCCGGCGTCGTGATGCCACGAGCCTCAGGCCCCGGACGTTGATGCTGGCTGACGAGGAAATGGTGAGCGGGCGCGGGTGGAACGCAAAGGCGGAGCCGTCACAGGCTGGCATGAAATTCACGGTGGTTGTCACAACGTACAATTACGCTCACCTGCTGCCCGACGCGCTGCGCGCGCTTGCCGCGCAGACACTGCCGGATTTTGAACTGCTGATCATTGACGACGGCTCGACCGACAATACCGAAGAAGTGGTGGAGCGGTTTCTCCCTCAATTTCAGGATTGCCGCTATTTGAAAAAGCCCAACGGCGGCCCGGCAGATGCCAGAAACTTTGGCGTGCAGCAAGCGCAGGGCACGCATATTGCTTTTCTCGATGCTGATGATCTGTGGTCGCCGTTGTATCTTCAGACTGTTCGAGACAGGCTTATTAAAAGCCCGCAAACCGACATGGCGCTCTCAAATGGCCTGCGCATCCGCTACGACGGCGCCGTTCTTGGCCCCGTTTTCCCCCCGGGAATCGAAGTCTCCGAAGGCCCGGTGAACGCCGCGAAGGTCCTTCTTTTCCTCTGCACCCACTTCCTGCCTTCCGGAATGGTGATCCGGAAATCACTTTATGACCGCATTGGCCCGTTCGACACGCGGTTTGATCAGGACCGGCTGGGAGACGACGTTGACTGGTTTATCCGGGCTGTCATCAGTGGCGCTTTTTGTCTGCCCATCTACCAGAAACTTTTTCTCTACCGAATCCACGGCCGCAACTTGACGGCCAACCCGGCGAACTTTCTTGAACCGTGGCTAAGGATCTATACCGAACGCATAGATCGCGGACCCCTTGGCCCGGCGTATGGAGTCGCAGCCAGAAGCTTTACACGCGAATATGTTCTGCGACTCGTGGCGAATTACCCGCTGGAGGCAGGCCGCTCGATGATTGCACGGACCCTTGAGACCCTGCGCGGCGACTTCATCCTCCGCTGTGCTTACTTCTTCACATATTTCGGATTGACCTATGCTTTGGGGCTGCTGAAATGGGCAAAACGCATGACGCGCAAGCGCCGCGCCGCGCAGCGGGTTGATCTGACTGCGCCGCCTGAAATAATCTTTCAGAGTCTATGAAGAGCTGCAATGCCTTCGTTTACTGCGGCGGCCGTTCACCGGGATTGCCTGAACAGCACAAGTTTTTGCCGGTTCGACCGATATGAAACTGTCAGTGGTGGTCTGCACCTACAACTACGGGCACCTTCTGCCGGACACATTGCGGACGCTTGCCGCGCAGACCGCGCCTGACTTTGAACTCGTGATCATTGACGACGGATCGACGGACAACACCGAAGAGGTGGCGGAACAGTTTCGCCCGCAATTTCAGGCCTTCCGCTATTTGAAGAAAACTCACTCAGGCCCCGCCGACAGCAGGAACGCCGGCGTGCGCACCGCCCGGGGCACGCACATCGCCTTTCTTGACGCGGACGATCTGTGGTCGCCGCACTATCTGTGCGAGATTGGCAAGGTCCTCAGCGCCCATCCGCAGGCAGACCTGATTCTGTGCGAGGGGATTATTGTCCGTAGCGAGAACGGGATGATCACGGAGGCCGTCTTGCATCGAGGCCTGCCTGCGCTGTGCGGGTTTGCCCGTTCGCCCGGCGAAGTCTTTGGCATTGTTCAGGCATTCTCGCCCTCGGGCATGGTGTTCTCACGGGACCTCTACAACCGTGCCGGCCCTTTCGATGTGGAGACCTTCGGATGGTTCTCCGAAGACATCGACTGGGTGTTCCGGGCGCTCGAGGCGGGAGCATTTTGCGTCTGCCTGAAACAGAGGCTTTACCTTTACCGGCGCCACGGCGGGAATCTGACTGAAAAGGCCAGTGACTCTTTCCGTTCGTGGCTGGCGCTGTATTCCGGAACGCTGAAACAAAGCCGGAAGGATCCGCGAATCGAGGCGCTGGCGCGAAGGGCGATCAGGTCACGGGCGTTGCGCTTTCTGCCGACGTGTTCAACTTCCGAAGGCAGACTTCTGCTGAAGCGCGCAATCGAGACGCTGGATGGCGAACCCTTGATCACGCTCTATTACTTCGGGACTTATCTGGGACTGGTCAGCTTGCTGAAAATTCTCAAGCAGTTCAGGCAGCTCTTGCGCGGCGCATTTCGAAAGAAACTCGCGATTGATCTGATCTCGCCTTCCGAATCGGTTTTTACGGCGGTGAATGATCGGTTGGTGAAACCAGCCGCCGAGGGAAGAACTTCAGGCCGCCAGCCCGCATGACGGCTTCGCTTTGGAGCTTGATCGCACACGCTCGCATCCATTAGAATCTCGTAGTCCGCGTGGCGGCTTGCGCGGCGGTCACAAGTGTGCAGTTTCTTCGGGCGAATGGCTTGCTGACGTCGTTGGGTTAATAGCTCCCTATGGATCCTTTCAACGAAGACCATCCTTTTCTGCTAACCGGCGTCATTCTGTTCGGCGGTTATATTTTTCTCTACCTCAGCCTCTTTTCATTGCCGGCGACCCCTTTTCGCTTTGTCGGGGGCGACGCGCCAACCTATCTGTTAAACGCCAGCCGCATGCTGCGCGGGGAGGTGATTTACCGCGATTTCTTCCAGTTTACCCCGCCGGCGACCGAGGTATTTTACTTTCTACTGTTCAAAATCGCCGGTATCCGGGCGTGGATTCCCAACGTGGTCCTGATTGGACTAGGGCTCGGCATTGCATGGCTGTTAATCGTAATCTCGAAGCAGGTTATTCACGGCTGGGCAGCTTATTTACCGGCTGCGCTCTTCCTTGTGGTCCCATTTCGCAGCCAGCTCGACCCCACGCACCATTGGTTCAGCCTTCTGTTTGTGATGGCGGCACTCGCTCTGCTCGTGGAACATGCCTCTGCGCTGCGGCTGGTGGGCGCCGGAGCGCTCTGCGGAGTGGCGATGTGCTTTACGCAGTCAACCGGACTGCCGGGGGAGATTGGCCTCGCTCTGTTTTTGCTGTGGGCGGCATGGACACACCAGATGGACTGGGCGAGTTTTCGCAGGGCCCAATCGTATATCTGGGTTCCTTTTTGGACCGTGGTTGTTGTGTTCAATGCTTACTTCATTATCCGCGCGGGACTTTCGACTTTCGTGCATGACACCATCGTGTTTGGCTTTCGATACTGGCCTTATGGTCAATGGAACACGTTTCACGCCTACATGACCGATATGCCAACCTTTCATCCCTGGTACCGATTGCCGGCGCTCGCCATCTGGGCTTCCGTTTATCTGCTGGCGCCGCTCATTTACATTCTGTTGTTCGTGCGGTACAAGGACGAGAAAGACGAGAGGCCTTCGGAGCCCTGGGACCGGCTGGTACTGATCGCCATCATGGGGGCGATGCTGTTCCTCGGCGTGGCAGCCGCCCCCACATGGCTGCGGTTGTGCGTTGCGGCCCCTCCCGGG is drawn from Terriglobia bacterium and contains these coding sequences:
- a CDS encoding carboxypeptidase-like regulatory domain-containing protein, with protein sequence MNRSRAFTAILLFTLGAVSGRAEDLKLLVSVEQQSIVVANPVRATLHFHNSGSQALWLYRPVVSEIPGDRLGSVAPRPEGLRPGETWGGSRLEVHLVPQSGPAQGSNQTAAAGSGFALAPDALPHPRLVRLAPGGDYEEKVGIHIEPAETKAGAGNQPVWGPYQFSVVYSADYSNADSLARNIGVNLWHGQASSNTVTLELRPPAGKGSIEGTAVDSFQRPYGDALVTLSDDNENSLDQAFTDGQGRFSFTHLSPGSYWLAVRAPASEHDTSVFRRVEVDESGSPAAADIMMLPLDPNKPDRLLHKPVLYHIVDSQDHPLANGRIEVLYSAGNVVENQKAQTGDDGFATLSLIPGTIYVTLQTAGCKKEERQADVAPGPGVDGFKFSYDCSGN
- a CDS encoding glycosyltransferase; translated protein: MKCSVIIPTRHRAGPLRETLGPLCRQTDKEFEVIVVVDGEDPETRAMADGYKATFPLRWIFVSEHQGQASARNAGAGEAESEILIFLDDDTQPVPDWARHHLKHHRANTAASEIGVLGKVADLHANPPRSRTEQYLREWRNPVLAEFEGCLKNQSLEFGKVAAFGLNTSISRRLFFAVGGFDPKLSSLDEDTDFGARLYNHGVRFIFEPEALVIHHDTKDAVAQHYAILRSAGKLDVYRRREKKQCNGRLQLLAQMHCGSPLRKLVHRAAWHFPWAFQLADALARKTTDLTGSRRSFRLWRRATAAEYWKGLRAAGETIDSLRDLYPPRTPILMLHSVSAPTERRLKSLYISPGRFARFMEWLKESGYTSAFPTDWDKRTADRRRVILTFDDAYDDFMSNAFPVLVRLGFTATVFVVVDRIGKTNEWDESRGFQSRRLLSLDQVRELHRLGVQFGSHTLTHAWLTSASDHDLEREVGDSKRKLEDLLGAEVSSFAYPWGVADMRVRGAVARAGYKTALTTQEGLNWSEDPLALKRTNVAEVDTLPEFAFKLATGRDVRQMAKAYLVKKGLYRRPEQTERDKAASRHGDEAKASEDSAGVVMPRASGPGR
- a CDS encoding glycosyltransferase family A protein, with protein sequence MLADEEMVSGRGWNAKAEPSQAGMKFTVVVTTYNYAHLLPDALRALAAQTLPDFELLIIDDGSTDNTEEVVERFLPQFQDCRYLKKPNGGPADARNFGVQQAQGTHIAFLDADDLWSPLYLQTVRDRLIKSPQTDMALSNGLRIRYDGAVLGPVFPPGIEVSEGPVNAAKVLLFLCTHFLPSGMVIRKSLYDRIGPFDTRFDQDRLGDDVDWFIRAVISGAFCLPIYQKLFLYRIHGRNLTANPANFLEPWLRIYTERIDRGPLGPAYGVAARSFTREYVLRLVANYPLEAGRSMIARTLETLRGDFILRCAYFFTYFGLTYALGLLKWAKRMTRKRRAAQRVDLTAPPEIIFQSL
- a CDS encoding glycosyltransferase, producing the protein MKLSVVVCTYNYGHLLPDTLRTLAAQTAPDFELVIIDDGSTDNTEEVAEQFRPQFQAFRYLKKTHSGPADSRNAGVRTARGTHIAFLDADDLWSPHYLCEIGKVLSAHPQADLILCEGIIVRSENGMITEAVLHRGLPALCGFARSPGEVFGIVQAFSPSGMVFSRDLYNRAGPFDVETFGWFSEDIDWVFRALEAGAFCVCLKQRLYLYRRHGGNLTEKASDSFRSWLALYSGTLKQSRKDPRIEALARRAIRSRALRFLPTCSTSEGRLLLKRAIETLDGEPLITLYYFGTYLGLVSLLKILKQFRQLLRGAFRKKLAIDLISPSESVFTAVNDRLVKPAAEGRTSGRQPA